The following coding sequences lie in one Arachis ipaensis cultivar K30076 chromosome B03, Araip1.1, whole genome shotgun sequence genomic window:
- the LOC110269649 gene encoding uncharacterized protein LOC110269649: MAEMEALKAKRKGTSSLSHEDANLESVNELQSPPRIRTRGRPKNRLGSKLEKQIANATKKKKTKVLSEINLFDAASTAHSNSSQYQGHVMNYQFRLPAAGDNSLGV; this comes from the exons atggccgagatggaagcattaaaagccaaaaggaaggggacatcttctttatcccacgaagacgccaacttggaatccgttaacgagcttcaaagcccgccaaggattcgaacaagaggacgtccaaaaaacagGCTAGGTTCAAAGCTGGAGAAACAAAttgcaaatgccacaaagaagaagaagacaaaagttttaagcgag ATAAACCTGTTTGATGCTGCATCAACGGcgcattcaaattccagccaatatcaaggacacgttatgaattatcagttcaggctaccagcagcaggggataactctttgggtgtatag
- the LOC107630317 gene encoding carbon catabolite repressor protein 4 homolog 3 isoform X2: MASTNYSSSAPPTSSFFVSSSFTTKRPPFFFAPTSFKFNAPTASDSNSSSSSSSLSSTRRWFNPLRRRKFDQPPQIERHWVEAPHQPLASSERFSVASYNILADRNASQHRDLYVNVPSYYVNWDRRKRVICKELLGWDTDIICLQEVDKYIELSNILVKAGYTGSYKKRTGDTADGCAMFWKADKFRLLESESIQFKDMGLRDNVAQLLVFEMCEFDSRRLLVGNIHVLYNPNRGEVKLGQIRFLLARAKALSEKWGNSPIVLAGDFNSTPQSGIYKFLSSSELNIMLHDRKELSGQKRCRPAQVLGKKKETVGPFILLDGLLNCWTDEEVKVATGDSGCHSAVHPLKLNSSYATIDGSTSTRGFNGEPFATSYHSKFLGTVDYLCYP, encoded by the exons ATGGCCTCCACCAATTATTCCTCCTCTGCGCCTCCCACTTCCTCCTTCTTCGTCTCTTCCTCTTTCACCACCAAACGCCCTCCCTTTTTCTTTGCACCAACCTCCTTTAAATTCAATGCCCCCACTGCTTCTGATTCTAATTCTTCTTCCTCGTCTTCGTCACTCTCTTCTACTCGTCGGTGGTTCAATCCCCTGCGACGTAGAAAATTTGATCAGCCTCCCCAAATTGAGCGCCACTGGGTTGAGGCTCCTCATCAACCTCTCGCTTCCTCAG AAAGGTTCAGTGTGGCTTCTTACAACATACTTGCGGACAGAAACGCTTCTCAGCACAGAGATCTGTATGTAAATGTTCCTTCATATTACGTCAATTGGGATCGTCGTAAGAGAGTTATTTGCAAGGAACTCTTAGGATGGGATACTGACATTATCTGTTTACAA GAGGTGGACAAGTATATTGAACTCTCAAACATTCTAGTTAAAGCAGGATATACAGGATCGTACAAG AAACGCACTGGAGACACAGCTGATGGTTGTGCAATGTTTTGGAAAGCTGATAA gttccggTTATTAGAATCAGAGAGCATTCAATTTAAGGACATGGGCCTTCGTGATAATGTTGCTCAACTTTTAGTTTTTGAG ATGTGTGAATTTGATTCAAGAAGGCTGCTAGTTGGTAACATCCACGTACTTTATAACCCAAACAGGGGAGAAGTTAAATTAGGCCAA ATTCGGTTTCTCTTAGCAAGAGCAAAGGCTCTCTCAGAGAAATGGGGTAATTCCCCTATTGTGCTAGCTGGTGATTTTAATAGTACTCCTCAG AGTGGAATATACAAGTTTTTATCATCATCTGAG CTTAATATTATGTTACATGACAGAAAGGAATTATCTGGACAAAAACGTTGCCGTCCTGCTCAAGTTTTAGGCAAGAAAAAAGAAACTGTTGGTCCATTTATCTTATTGGATGG ATTGTTAAACTGCTGGACAGATGAAGAGGTAAAAGTTGCAACGGGTGATTCTGGGTGTCATTCAGCTGTGCATCCATTGAAGCTGAATAGTTCCTATGCTACAATTGAT GGTTCAACTAGTACACGGGGATTCAACGGTGAACCCTTTGCTACTTCCTACCACTCAAAGTTTCTTGGTACCGTAGATTATTTATG TTACCCTTGA
- the LOC110269435 gene encoding uncharacterized protein LOC110269435: protein MMARTASYVPKTDPGVPSFNLGLTDSSQEGALTQETERAKSPESANLIEQLDDLVQKIASSAAKGKNKSPQIQRETGGESSAKFQTPGGLYQITDDMKQKCYIWGTRLKEDADGNTNEYEEMCTLIGQGEYILMRMHLVSLQAKSDIESQIVSAICLILNQKNEKRFQEQIYCLPPDIVISVTSLNFGAWHFQITQRGNSYHRKRKRNSGWKPTRVSFPS, encoded by the exons atgatggcacggacagcatcctatgttcctaaaacagatccagGGGTGCCATCATTCAACCTTGgattgactgattcaagccaggAGGGGGCGTTAACGCAGGAGACAGAAAGGGCAAAATCTCCTGAATCTGCAAATTTGATAGAACAATTGGACGATTTGGTCcaaaaaatagcaagcagtgcAGCGAAGGGAAAAAACAAAAGTCCACAAATTCAGAGGGAGACTGGGGGAGAAAGTTCTGCAAAGTTTCAAACTCCTGGGGGATTATATCAGATTACGGATGATATGAAACAAAAGTGCTACATCTGGGGGACGAGACTGAAGGAAGATGCAGATGGCAATACTAACGAGTATGAGGAGATGTGCACTCTGATTGGCCAAGGAGAATACATTTTGATGAGAATGCACCTTGTATCCCTCCAGGCAAAAAGTGATATAGAATCtcag attgtatctgccatctgcctcatcctcaaccagaaaaatgaaaagaggtttcaagaacaaatatactgtctcccccccgATATTGTGATAAGTGTTACTTCTCTGAACTTTGG AGCATGGCACTTTCAGATCACCCAAAGGGGGAATTCGTATCACCGAAAACGAAAAAGGAATTCAGGGTGGAAGCCTACCCGAGTTTCATTCCCTTcatag
- the LOC110269436 gene encoding uncharacterized protein C11orf57-like, whose amino-acid sequence MLLAKISNVSGDCEDGGDKSKRKNEKKKKKKEKKQEIKKTKKRKASPTSSSETETATDNDTSTSESETQEDSEDSGRKHSSKKGKKMDSRKRKQRQKESDSDLESESEPSDESEESSPAEKEKKKKKTKTTPKKTQPKKKKVVVEDSPPKEDQYFDGYSTS is encoded by the exons atgctgctagctaaaatatctaatgtttcaggggattgtgaagatggcggagacaagagcaagagaaaaaatgaaaaaaaaaagaaaaaaaaagaaaaaaaacaagaaataaaaaaaacaaaaaaaaggaaggcgAGTCCAACATCGTCTTCAGAGACAGAAACAGCTACTGACAATGacacttctacctctgagtctgagactcaagaagactcagaggattcaggAAGAAAACACTCcagcaaaaaggggaaaaa aatggactcCAGAAAAAGAAAGCAGAGGCAAAAGGAGTCAGATTCTGATTTAGAATCTGAATCTGAACCAAGTGATGA GAGCGAAGAATCATCACCtgcagaaaaggagaagaaaaagaaaaaaacaaaaacaacaccaaaaaa aacacaaccaaaaaagaaaaaagttgttgTAGAGGATTCACCTCCTAAAGAAGATCAATACTTTGACGGGTACAGTACCTCGTAA
- the LOC107630317 gene encoding carbon catabolite repressor protein 4 homolog 3 isoform X1, with protein sequence MASTNYSSSAPPTSSFFVSSSFTTKRPPFFFAPTSFKFNAPTASDSNSSSSSSSLSSTRRWFNPLRRRKFDQPPQIERHWVEAPHQPLASSERFSVASYNILADRNASQHRDLYVNVPSYYVNWDRRKRVICKELLGWDTDIICLQEVDKYIELSNILVKAGYTGSYKKRTGDTADGCAMFWKADKFRLLESESIQFKDMGLRDNVAQLLVFEMCEFDSRRLLVGNIHVLYNPNRGEVKLGQIRFLLARAKALSEKWGNSPIVLAGDFNSTPQSGIYKFLSSSELNIMLHDRKELSGQKRCRPAQVLGKKKETVGPFILLDGLLNCWTDEEVKVATGDSGCHSAVHPLKLNSSYATIDGSTSTRGFNGEPFATSYHSKFLGTVDYLWYSDGILPTRVLDTVSIGDLVRTGGLPCKKVGSDHLALVSEFSFLDANNTSTEIVAASASPRLDNEEQDKLQS encoded by the exons ATGGCCTCCACCAATTATTCCTCCTCTGCGCCTCCCACTTCCTCCTTCTTCGTCTCTTCCTCTTTCACCACCAAACGCCCTCCCTTTTTCTTTGCACCAACCTCCTTTAAATTCAATGCCCCCACTGCTTCTGATTCTAATTCTTCTTCCTCGTCTTCGTCACTCTCTTCTACTCGTCGGTGGTTCAATCCCCTGCGACGTAGAAAATTTGATCAGCCTCCCCAAATTGAGCGCCACTGGGTTGAGGCTCCTCATCAACCTCTCGCTTCCTCAG AAAGGTTCAGTGTGGCTTCTTACAACATACTTGCGGACAGAAACGCTTCTCAGCACAGAGATCTGTATGTAAATGTTCCTTCATATTACGTCAATTGGGATCGTCGTAAGAGAGTTATTTGCAAGGAACTCTTAGGATGGGATACTGACATTATCTGTTTACAA GAGGTGGACAAGTATATTGAACTCTCAAACATTCTAGTTAAAGCAGGATATACAGGATCGTACAAG AAACGCACTGGAGACACAGCTGATGGTTGTGCAATGTTTTGGAAAGCTGATAA gttccggTTATTAGAATCAGAGAGCATTCAATTTAAGGACATGGGCCTTCGTGATAATGTTGCTCAACTTTTAGTTTTTGAG ATGTGTGAATTTGATTCAAGAAGGCTGCTAGTTGGTAACATCCACGTACTTTATAACCCAAACAGGGGAGAAGTTAAATTAGGCCAA ATTCGGTTTCTCTTAGCAAGAGCAAAGGCTCTCTCAGAGAAATGGGGTAATTCCCCTATTGTGCTAGCTGGTGATTTTAATAGTACTCCTCAG AGTGGAATATACAAGTTTTTATCATCATCTGAG CTTAATATTATGTTACATGACAGAAAGGAATTATCTGGACAAAAACGTTGCCGTCCTGCTCAAGTTTTAGGCAAGAAAAAAGAAACTGTTGGTCCATTTATCTTATTGGATGG ATTGTTAAACTGCTGGACAGATGAAGAGGTAAAAGTTGCAACGGGTGATTCTGGGTGTCATTCAGCTGTGCATCCATTGAAGCTGAATAGTTCCTATGCTACAATTGAT GGTTCAACTAGTACACGGGGATTCAACGGTGAACCCTTTGCTACTTCCTACCACTCAAAGTTTCTTGGTACCGTAGATTATTTATG GTACTCAGACGGTATTTTGCCTACAAGAGTTCTTGATACCGTTTCAATTGGTGATCTTGTGAGGACAGGTGGTCTCCCATGCAAG AAAGTGGGAAGCGACCATTTGGCCTTGGTTTCTGAGTTTTCCTTCTTAGATGCCAACAATACATCTACAGAAATAGTTGCAGCATCAGCATCACCTAGACTAGATAATGAAGAACAGGACAAGTTGCAGTCATAA